The Yersinia intermedia genome window below encodes:
- the ilvA gene encoding threonine ammonia-lyase, biosynthetic, with product MAVSQPLSAAPCGAEYLRAILRAPVYEVAQVTPLQVMDKISSRLGNTILVKREDRQPVHSFKLRGAYAMLAGLTEEQKACGVITASAGNHAQGVALSASKLGIKALIVMPVATADIKVDAVRGFGGEVLLFGANFDEAKGKAIELSQQQGYTFVPPFDHPAVIAGQGTLAMELLQQDAHLDRIFVPVGGGGLVAGVAVLIKQLMPQIKVIGVEAEDSACLRAALDAGKPVDLARVGLFAEGVAVKRIGDEPFRLCQEYLDEVITVDSDAICAAVKDLFEDVRAIAEPSGALALAGLKKYVQQHNIKGERLAHVLSGANVNFHGLRYVSERCELGEQREALLAVTIPEKKGSFLRFCELLGGRSVTEFNYRYADADNACIFVGVRLTRGYAERAEILAELQAKDYQVVDLSDDEMAKLHVRYMVGGRPSKPLRERLYSFEFPESPGALLKFLHTLGTHWNISLFHYRSHGTDFGRVLAGFELSDSEPQFEEHLAALGYDCHDETNNPAFKFFLAG from the coding sequence ATGGCGGTATCACAACCCTTATCTGCTGCCCCTTGTGGGGCAGAATATCTGCGGGCGATATTGCGCGCGCCGGTATATGAGGTGGCGCAAGTCACTCCGTTGCAAGTGATGGATAAAATCTCCTCCCGCTTGGGCAATACTATTTTGGTTAAACGTGAAGACCGCCAGCCAGTACACAGCTTTAAGCTGCGTGGTGCTTATGCGATGCTGGCGGGTCTGACAGAAGAACAGAAAGCCTGTGGTGTGATAACCGCCTCTGCCGGTAATCATGCGCAAGGTGTCGCGCTTTCAGCCAGTAAGTTGGGTATCAAAGCACTTATCGTGATGCCGGTAGCAACCGCTGACATCAAAGTAGACGCGGTGCGCGGTTTTGGTGGTGAGGTGCTGCTGTTCGGTGCCAATTTCGATGAAGCCAAAGGCAAAGCTATCGAGTTGTCCCAGCAACAGGGGTATACCTTTGTGCCGCCGTTTGACCATCCGGCTGTTATCGCCGGGCAGGGGACGCTGGCGATGGAGTTGCTCCAGCAAGACGCACACCTTGATCGGATTTTTGTCCCGGTCGGTGGCGGTGGGCTGGTGGCTGGTGTGGCGGTGCTTATCAAGCAACTGATGCCGCAGATTAAAGTGATCGGGGTTGAAGCAGAAGATTCAGCCTGCTTACGTGCCGCACTGGATGCGGGCAAGCCGGTTGATCTAGCCCGTGTTGGGTTGTTCGCTGAAGGTGTCGCCGTCAAGCGCATTGGTGATGAACCGTTCCGCCTGTGCCAGGAGTATTTGGACGAAGTGATCACCGTCGACAGTGATGCTATCTGTGCGGCAGTAAAAGATTTATTTGAGGATGTGCGTGCCATCGCCGAACCTTCTGGTGCTTTGGCGCTGGCGGGCCTGAAAAAGTATGTCCAGCAGCATAATATCAAAGGTGAACGTCTGGCCCATGTGCTGTCCGGTGCTAACGTGAACTTCCACGGCCTGCGCTATGTGTCAGAACGTTGTGAGCTGGGCGAGCAGCGCGAAGCTTTGCTGGCCGTCACTATCCCTGAGAAAAAAGGCAGTTTTCTGCGTTTCTGCGAGTTGCTGGGAGGGCGTTCAGTCACCGAGTTTAACTACCGTTATGCTGATGCCGACAATGCCTGCATTTTCGTAGGGGTACGTTTGACGCGCGGCTATGCCGAGCGGGCAGAGATATTGGCGGAGCTACAGGCAAAAGATTATCAGGTGGTGGATCTATCTGATGACGAGATGGCCAAGCTGCATGTGCGTTATATGGTGGGGGGCCGTCCTTCGAAGCCATTACGTGAGCGGCTGTACAGCTTTGAATTCCCTGAATCACCGGGCGCATTGCTGAAGTTCTTGCATACCCTGGGTACGCACTGGAACATTTCTTTGTTCCACTATCGTAGCCATGGCACTGATTTTGGCCGGGTATTGGCAGGGTTTGAGTTGTCAGATTCTGAGCCGCAATTTGAAGAGCACCTGGCCGCACTGGGCTATGATTGCCATGATGAAACTAACAACCCGGCGTTTAAGTTCTTTTTAGCGGGTTAA
- the ilvD gene encoding dihydroxy-acid dehydratase, which translates to MPKYRSHTTTHGRNMAGARALWRATGMTDDDFGKPIIAVVNSFTQFVPGHVHLRDLGKLVAEQIEASGGVAKEFNTIAVDDGIAMGHGGMLYSLPSRELIADSVEYMVNAHCADAMVCISNCDKITPGMLMASLRLNIPVIFVSGGPMEAGKTKLSDKIIKLDLVDAMIQGANPNVSDADSEQIERSACPTCGSCSGMFTANSMNCLNEALGLALPGNGSLLATHADRKQLFLDAGKHIVALTKRYYEQDDVSALPRSIANKAAFENAMTLDIAMGGSTNTVLHLLAAAQEGDVDFDISDIDRLSRQVPHLCKVAPSTQKYYMEDVHRAGGVMGILGELDRAGLLNREVRNVLGLNLTDTLETYDVMLTRDEGVKQMYAAGPAGIRTTKAFSQDCRFPSLDTDREEGCIRTREHAYSQDGGLAVLYGNIAANGCIVKTAGVDKESLTFRGPAKVYESQDDAVEAILGGKVVAGDVVVIRYEGPKGGPGMQEMLYPTTYLKSMGLGKSCALLTDGRFSGGTSGLSIGHVSPEAASGGLIGLVQDGDFIDIDIPNRGIVLDVSESELTARRETEEARGDAAWSPKARERQVSYALRAYALLATSADKGAVRDKSKLGG; encoded by the coding sequence ATGCCTAAGTACCGTTCCCATACCACCACTCATGGCCGCAATATGGCTGGCGCTCGTGCACTGTGGCGCGCTACCGGTATGACCGATGATGACTTCGGCAAACCGATTATTGCAGTGGTTAACTCATTTACCCAGTTTGTACCGGGCCACGTTCATTTGCGCGACTTAGGCAAGCTGGTAGCGGAGCAAATTGAAGCGTCTGGCGGCGTGGCTAAAGAGTTCAACACTATTGCGGTGGATGATGGGATCGCGATGGGCCACGGCGGCATGCTCTATTCACTGCCTTCACGTGAATTGATTGCCGACTCCGTAGAGTACATGGTTAACGCCCATTGCGCGGATGCCATGGTGTGTATCTCTAACTGCGACAAAATTACCCCAGGGATGCTGATGGCGTCTCTGCGTTTGAATATTCCGGTGATCTTTGTGTCCGGTGGCCCGATGGAAGCGGGTAAGACCAAACTGTCCGATAAAATCATCAAACTGGATCTGGTGGATGCCATGATTCAGGGCGCAAATCCGAATGTCAGTGATGCCGACAGTGAGCAGATTGAACGCTCTGCCTGCCCAACCTGTGGTTCCTGCTCGGGGATGTTTACTGCCAACTCGATGAACTGCCTGAATGAGGCGCTGGGTCTGGCGCTGCCAGGTAACGGCTCACTGTTGGCGACCCATGCCGACCGTAAGCAACTGTTCCTCGATGCCGGTAAGCACATTGTTGCGCTGACTAAACGTTATTACGAACAGGATGATGTTAGTGCCTTGCCGCGCAGCATCGCGAACAAAGCTGCATTTGAAAATGCCATGACGCTGGATATCGCCATGGGCGGCTCGACCAACACCGTACTGCACTTACTGGCCGCAGCACAGGAAGGGGATGTTGATTTCGATATTAGCGATATTGACCGTTTATCTCGCCAGGTGCCTCATTTGTGTAAAGTTGCGCCGAGCACGCAGAAATACTATATGGAAGACGTGCACCGTGCGGGTGGGGTCATGGGTATTTTAGGCGAACTGGATCGTGCAGGCTTGCTTAACCGCGAGGTGCGTAATGTGTTGGGGCTGAATCTGACCGATACGCTGGAAACCTATGACGTGATGCTGACCCGCGACGAAGGTGTCAAACAGATGTACGCCGCAGGCCCGGCGGGTATTCGTACCACGAAAGCCTTCTCGCAGGATTGCCGCTTCCCATCACTGGATACTGACCGCGAAGAGGGCTGTATCCGTACTCGTGAACATGCTTACAGCCAAGACGGTGGTTTAGCTGTGCTGTACGGCAATATCGCTGCGAACGGTTGTATCGTTAAAACCGCCGGTGTGGATAAAGAGAGCCTGACCTTCCGTGGCCCGGCCAAAGTGTATGAGAGCCAGGATGACGCAGTAGAGGCTATTCTCGGCGGTAAAGTTGTGGCGGGTGACGTGGTGGTTATCCGTTATGAAGGGCCAAAAGGCGGGCCGGGAATGCAGGAAATGCTCTATCCAACCACCTATTTGAAATCCATGGGATTAGGCAAGAGTTGTGCTTTGTTGACTGATGGCCGTTTCTCCGGCGGGACGTCTGGTTTGTCGATTGGTCATGTTTCACCAGAAGCGGCCAGTGGCGGCCTGATTGGTCTGGTGCAGGATGGCGATTTCATTGATATCGATATCCCGAACCGTGGCATTGTGTTGGATGTGAGCGAATCTGAGCTGACAGCTCGTCGTGAAACTGAAGAGGCCCGTGGCGATGCAGCCTGGTCACCTAAAGCTCGCGAACGTCAGGTTTCTTATGCACTGCGCGCTTATGCTCTGCTGGCAACCAGCGCCGATAAAGGTGCTGTGCGCGATAAAAGTAAGCTGGGAGGCTAA